Within the Butyrivibrio sp. AE3004 genome, the region ACGACATAGTCGAGACCAGCAGCGGACATAATGACATAATAATGTCAGAGGAGGTCAACGATGCGCTTTTTGCCCTTAGGAAATTCATGTTTGAGAATGTCTACACCAATCCGGTAGCCAAGAGTCAGGAGGGAAAAGCAGAGAATCTTGTCCAGATACTTTATCAGTACTATATGGATCATGAGAACCTTTTACCCGAGTATTTGAAAAGGCTAATGGATTCACAGCCCAAGGAGAGGCTGGTGTGCGATTTTATCAGTTCCATGACAGACAGATTTGCCATCGCAAGATTTCATGAATATTTCGTGCCGAAGAGCTGGGATGTTCTGTAAAAAAGATGGCTGTAAGATAGCGACAATACGGGAATGAGAAATGAGATATTCGGATGAACTGATCGAAGAGGTCAGATCCCGCAATGACATCGTAGACGTGATAGGACAGTATGTGAGCCTTAAGCGTACCGGTGCAAACTATGTGGGACTTTGCCCTTTTCATAATGAAAAGTCGCCCTCATTTAGTGTATCGCCGTCGAAGCAGATGTTTTACTGCTTTGGCTGCAGAGTGGGGGGCAACGTCTTTTCCTTTTTAATGAAATATGACAATTTAACATTCGGTGAGGCTATGAAAACCCTGGCTGACAGGGCGGGAGTCAAGCTTCCGGAGGAGGATGAATCTCCTCAGGCAAAAATGATGCGGGATAAGCGGCAGACCATGCTTGAGATAAATAAGGAAGCCGCAAAATATTATGTATATCAGCTTAAAACTCCGGCAGGAGCAAAGGGACTTCAATACTTTAAGGACAGAGCACTGTCGGATGAGACAATAAGAAAATTCGGACTGGGGTATTCTAATGTTACAAGTGATGATCTTGTTAAGTATTTAAGGAGCAAGGGATACAGCGATGCCATGATCATTGAGGCAGGTCTTGCATCCTTTGATGAAAAATACGGTACGCATGATAAGTTCTGGAACAGAGTAATGTTTCCGATACTTGATGCGAACTCCAAGGTCATAGGCTTTGGCGGCAGAGTCATGGGGGATGGAAAACCCAAGTATCTTAATTCTCCGGAGACAATGGTTTTTGATAAGAGCAGGAACCTGTTTGGTTTAAACTATGCCAAGAATGCCAGAGCAGGTTACATCATAATCTGTGAGGGCTACATGGATGTAATAGCGATGCATCAGGCAGGCTTCGGAATGGCTGTAGCGTCACTGGGAACAGCTTTTACTTCTCAGCAGGCGAACCTTTTAAAGAGATACACAGATCTTGTTATTTTGTCCTATGACAGTGACGGAGCCGGAACAAGCGCCGCACTAAGAGGCATTGAGATACTTAAAGAGGCAGGACTTAAAGGGAAAGTACTAAACCTAAAGCCCTATAAAGACCCCGACGAGTTTATTAAAAACGAGGGAAGGGAAGCCTTTGAGGACAGGATAAAGAAAGCTGAGAATCCCTTTTTCTTTGAGATAGCAGTAAAAGAAAAAGAATATGATATGAGCGATCCAGCCGAAAAAACCGAGTTTCACAGGTTTATAGGTAATAAGCTTTGTGAATTTACCGAGGCGGTTGAGCGTGAAAACTATCTTGAAGCAGTTGCACAGAGATACATGATAAGCGCGGATGATCTGCATAAGCTTGTTGCAAATATCGCAGCAGGCGGAGGTATTGTAAAAAAACAGGTAAGACCAAAATCGGGAAAGCCTGTAGAAAAAATCAAGGAGAGTCCTCAAAGAAAACCGCAGAGACTACTTATAACCTGGCTTGCTGATGAACCCGGAGTTTTCTCCTCGGTAAAGAAGTGGGTGGGACCCGATGATTTTACGGATGACATGTACCGCGGTATAGCGAGTGAAATGTGGAATGGACTTTCCGATGGCAGTTTTGATCCTGCCAAAGTGATGAATCATTTTACTGATGAAGAGGAACAAAGAGAAGTAGCAGAGCTTTTCAACACTAACCTTGTTAAGGTGGAGACAAAAGATGAACGTGAAAAGGCTATGCATGACATTCTCTATGACATAAAAAAAGCAGGATATGAGAAGAAGCTTTCGGAAATGCCTCAGGATGCACCTGAGAGGTGGAATTTCACCTTAGAGGGAAAGCGTACACTTGAGGAACTGTCGAGAGCGAAAATTATTTTGGATGCATGAGATATATTGAAAGGAAGGAAGAAATAAAGTGGCAGAGAAAAAGACAACAGGCAAGGCACTGGACAAAGATGCAGTAAAGAAGCCCGCAGCTAAGAAGGAAGAAAAAAAGACAACGGCAAAGACTGCAAAGAAAGAGGGGGAAGCTGCAAAGAAGACTATCATAAAGACAGTTGAAAAGAAATCCTCCGCAAAGAAGGAAGAAAAGGCAAAGAAGGCTGATACTGCAGCTAAGACACCTACTTCTTCATCAGATCTTGATGAGGAGACAAGAGAGAAGTTCCTTCAGAAGATAAGAGAACTCCTCGCTCTTGGCAAAAAGAAGCAGAATACTCTTGATTACAATGAGATCAGTGATTTCTTAAGAGACCTCAATCTTGATGAGGATAATCTTGATAAGGTTCTTGAACAGCTTGAGGCAGCAGGTATCGATATCATCAGAATGGAAGAGGATGTTGATGTTGATATTCCCGATGATGACGGTGTTGTTCTGGGTGACGAGGATGAGGTTGATATGGAAAATATCGACCTGTCTGTTCCGGATGGAATAAGCATTGAGGATCCTGTCCGTATGTACCTTAAGGAAATCGGTAAGGTTCCGCTTCTTACAGCTGACCAGGAGATAAACCTTGCTCAGCAGATGGAAGACGGAATGATGGCTGAAAGAATCATGGAAGCCGGTGGAGCCGATAAGGTTGATGTTAAGGAAGAGGAGCAGGATGCTTACGAGAGAGTTAAGGATCTCGATGAGAAGGAACTGAAGAACGTTTCCTTCATGGGTAATGAAGCTAAAAAGCGTCTGGCAGAAGCTAACCTTCGTCTTGTTGTAAGTATTGCTAAGAGATATGTGGGAAGAGGTATGCTTTTCCTTGACCTTATTCAGGAAGGTAACCTGGGTCTTATCAAGGCTGTTGAGAAATTTGATTTCCGTAAGGGCTTCAAGTTTTCAACCTATGCTACATGGTGGATCCGTCAGGCTATTACACGTGCGATTGCAGACCAGGCAAGAACAATTCGTATTCCTGTTCATATGGTTGAGACAATCAACAAGCTCATCCGTATCAGCAGACAGTTGCTTCAGGAGCTTGGTCGTGAACCCACTCCCGAAGAAATTGCAAAGGAGATGGGCATTCCTGTAGAGAGAGTAAGAGAAATCCTGAAGATTTCTCAGGAGCCTGTATCACTTGAGACACCTATAGGTGAAGAGGAAGATTCACATCTTGGTGATTTCATTCAGGATGATAACGTACCTGTACCTGCAGATGCTGCAGCATTCACATTATTAAAAGAACAGCTGGTTGAGGTTCTCGGAACTCTTACAGAGCGTGAACAGAAGGTTCTTCGCCTCCGTTTTGGTCTTGATGACGGAAGAGCCAGAACACTTGAAGAGGTTGGTAAGGAATTTAACGTAACACGTGAGCGTATAAGACAGATTGAGGCAAAAGCGCTTCGTAAGCTTCGCCATCCCAGCCGTAGCAGAAAACTTAAGGATTATCTGGATTAAAACTATGAAGAATGTAATTTTATCAGATAGATTAAACGCAGTAGCAGGGCTCGTAAAGAGCTCTGACTGTGTATGTGATATCGGGACGGATCATGGATTCGTTCCGATTTATCTTATTAATTCAGGGGTATGTCATCATGCCCTTGCAATGGATATTAATGAAGGACCACTTGAGAGAGCAAGAGAACACATAAGGGAAAACGGGCTTGAGGATGTTATAGAAACAAGACTTTCGAACGGAATGGAGGAACTTCATCCCGGGGATGCTGATGCAGTAATATGCGCAGGTATGGGGGGACTCCTTATGAAAAGAATTCTTGAGGACGGAAATCCAAGAGAAAAAGGTATAAGGCAGATGGTACTACAGCCTCAGTCAGACCTTCGGCTTTTCCGAGAATTTTTGAGACGGGAAAAATATTATATTCTCGATGAAGCGGAAATATTTGAAGAGGGTAAGTATTATGTGGCTATTTTAGTTTCTCTGGACGAAAAGGAAGAAAATACTGCCTACAATAAAGTGGCAGCTGAACTAAAAAATAACTGTGATGAGGAAACAGCCATAAGGATCTGTGACAGATTTGGTCCTTGCCTTATAATCAAAAGAGACGATACGCTTAAGAGATATCTTGAGCGTGAAAAGAGCATATGCGAGGGTATTTTATTAAAATTATCTGAAGATGAGCATGCCCAAAGAAGACATGATATTATAAGTAAAATGAACGATATTTCAACAGTTTTAGACCTCTATAATTTTTAGTAGGAGGATAAGATATGAATAAGCTGATGATAGAAGGAAAAGAGAGAGAATACGAAAAGGGTACAACCTTTGAAGAGATTGCCGGGGATTATCAGGACAAATACGATAATCAGATAGTTGCTGTAATGTATGGCAGTAGAATTCGTGAACTCATGAAAAAGGTAGACCGTGATGAAACGCTCTCTTTTATCACAACCGCTGATGAGATTGGCAATAACACATATACACGTACTGCACTGATGATGCTTATTAAAGCAGTTCGTGACGTATCTGGAAAACACCATGCCCTTACCAAAGTGGAATATAAAATCGGTAATGCATTTTACTGCAACATAAGAGGTGATTTTAAGGTTACGGAGACCTTTGCAGGCGAAGTGCAGAAAAGGATGCAGGATATGGTGGATGATGCCCTGCCTATTACAAAGAAAGGTTTTCCTCTTGGTGATGCTATAGAAATTTTCAGGAAAGAGGGAATGGATGATAAGGTCAGGCTTTTCAGATACAGAAGAAGTTCTGAAGTAAATGTTTATAAGCTTGATGGTTTTCAAGATTATTTTTACGGTTATATGCTCCCGAATACTTCTTATGTGAAGTGGTTTAAGGTTGAGAAATATCATGATGGGCTGTTATTGCATCTGCCCTCAAGAAGGCATCCAGATCAGATTACGGAAAGTGAACCCAGAGAGAAGCTGTTTAATGAAATGGTGCGCTCCACGCAATGGGGGCAGATGATGGGAATTGATACGGTGGGAGATTTGAATGATGCGATCTGCCGCGGTGATTTTAATGACCTTATGCTCGTTCAGGAGGCTCTCCAGGAGAGACGCATAGGTGAAATTGCACAGAAAATTTTTGAGCGAAAGGACGTAAGATTTGTAATGATCGCAGGCCCAAGCTCTTCCGGAAAGACATCCTTTGCAAACAGACTTTCCATTCAGATGAGGACTTACGGATTAAAACCTCATCCCATAAGTTTGGACAATTATTTTGTGGAGAGGGAAAAAACGCCTCTTAACGAAGACGGCAGCTATAATTTTGAATGCCTCGAAGCACTTGACGTTGAACGCTTCAACAAGGACATGGTTGAGCTTCTTGAGGGTAAGAGAATTGAAATGCCGACCTTTAACTTTGTTACCGGAAAACGTGAGATGAACGGTGATTATCTTCAGCTAAAAGAAGGTGATGTTCTTGTGATCGAGGGAATACACGGACTTAATGAGAAGATGAGCTATGCCCTTCCGGCAGAATCTAAATTCAAGATTTACATTAGTGCACTTACAACCTTAAGTGTAGATGCACATAACAGAATTCCTACAACGGATGGAAGACTTATTCGCAGAATAGTAAGAGATGCCAGAACAAGAGGAGCATCCGCAAAACATACGATAGCCATGTGGGATTCAGTAAGAAGAGGAGAACATCTGAATATTTTCCCTTATCAGGAGAGCGCTGATGAGATGTTCAACTCTGCGCAGATTTATGAACTTGCTGTTTTGAAACAATATGCAGAACCGCTTCTTTTTGCGATAACAAAGGATGAACCGGAATATTTGGAGGCTAAACGACTGTTAAAATTCCTGGAGTATTTTGTGGCTGTAGATTCACAGGCTCTTCCCAAAAATTCGCTGACCCGTGAATTTGTAGGAGGAAGTTGTTTTAAAGTCTGATTTTCAAAACTATAGATTCTTGAACACATTTTCATTTTTTGCGTTCAGGAAGTCATATACAGTTCAAATATTTTAACTATAGGCAATGCTTAAGGATGTCAATCAAGATAATCCTTAAGCATTGTTGCTATATCGGATACCCGTACTGCCACCATTTCACCCTTATCGGTGCCACCAACAAGTATTCCCATATAATTCCCATAGATATCATAAACGCCTCCGCCGGACATACCGCCGTGGGCGTCACATTTTACATACATCATTTTATAGCCGTATTCAGCGACCATAATATTGGGATTGATTACAGATCCGTAAACATATTTGCAACCAATTCCGGTGTCATCTCCGAAATAGCTGTAGTTTTGAATTTCTTTGGCATTGATGCGGTGATTGGAGTCGAGAGCAATAACTATCTGATTTTTTTCTTTATCAAAAGTCGAGGTGGCGCTCAGATTAATAGCAACCGATCTGAGATTCATGATATCGAAATCATTGAGAAGGGCAGTGCTGACCGAAACAATCGCAGCATCAAAATCATCATTCATCGTAACAAGCTCCGCATCGGCAACCCTTCCGTTAAAAAATATAACATAGTGATTATCAGATTCGGACCAGTTTTTTACTACGTGTCTGGCAGTAAGAATATATATTTTGTCATTGGTTATCTGGATTATGTTACCGCTTCCGTATTCTTTTCCGACCTGAAGCTGTATAGCGGATGGACGCATATTAAGCGCTGTCCTGACCACGCCGGTGTCGGTAGCTATATCGGATTTATTAAGTGGGGCGGTGAAAGCATTTGTGGAGATCATGTCCTTTGCAATTTCGGAGGGCATGGGTCCCTGAGCATGAACCATTGATGAAGATAGTATAAGGCCTGATAAAAATATCAGCGATGCTGCCAATAGATTTATTATGCAATTTGTTTTTGCTTTTCCAAATGAATTATTCGTAATCATCACAAAATTATTTAATCTAAAATAAAAAAGACGCTTTGCGAATATGTCGAAAGCGAAATCCTTTTTTATATGAGCAGGCCTGTAAGCCGGGTTATGTCGAGAATGATCATCTATCTAGGACTGCCGTTACCGACAGACTCAAGCGACCCACCTGAAAACGGACCGGGCCGGCCCATAGTTTTCTTTTTGGTCTTGCTTCGGATAGGGTTTACATGGCTACAGATGTTACCATCTGCACGGTGGTCTCTTACACCGCCTTTTCACCCTTACTCATAAAGAGCGGTTGTTTTCTGTTGCACTTTCCCGGGAGTCACCTCCGCCGGACGTTATCCGGTATCCTGCCCTACGAAGCCCGGACTTTCCTCACCCGCGCCCTTTCGGGACCAGCGGCCGCGATCATTTGTCCTGCTCATACATATGAATTTTAACAATGAAATAAATATTGTCAAGTCTATCTTTATATTTCAAATTATTGTTTTAGGTAACCTTTTCCTGTAAAATTGAAATATGCTTGAAAAAACAATTCCTAAAGAAGAACTGAATAGCTATTATCAGTCTAAGTTTGAATATTACAGAAAACTCAGCGCTCTTGCTGCCATAGCGACAGGAATTCTGGAAATCTGTTATTTTGTTACCGATTGCCAGATATTCGGAAGATTTGCAAACGAGACGTTAATACCGAGAATTTCTGTGATGATACCGCTTATTCTGTTTGTGATATTAAATCCTATGGTAAAGACTTATAGGCGGG harbors:
- a CDS encoding class I SAM-dependent methyltransferase, which gives rise to MKNVILSDRLNAVAGLVKSSDCVCDIGTDHGFVPIYLINSGVCHHALAMDINEGPLERAREHIRENGLEDVIETRLSNGMEELHPGDADAVICAGMGGLLMKRILEDGNPREKGIRQMVLQPQSDLRLFREFLRREKYYILDEAEIFEEGKYYVAILVSLDEKEENTAYNKVAAELKNNCDEETAIRICDRFGPCLIIKRDDTLKRYLEREKSICEGILLKLSEDEHAQRRHDIISKMNDISTVLDLYNF
- a CDS encoding nucleoside kinase, translated to MNKLMIEGKEREYEKGTTFEEIAGDYQDKYDNQIVAVMYGSRIRELMKKVDRDETLSFITTADEIGNNTYTRTALMMLIKAVRDVSGKHHALTKVEYKIGNAFYCNIRGDFKVTETFAGEVQKRMQDMVDDALPITKKGFPLGDAIEIFRKEGMDDKVRLFRYRRSSEVNVYKLDGFQDYFYGYMLPNTSYVKWFKVEKYHDGLLLHLPSRRHPDQITESEPREKLFNEMVRSTQWGQMMGIDTVGDLNDAICRGDFNDLMLVQEALQERRIGEIAQKIFERKDVRFVMIAGPSSSGKTSFANRLSIQMRTYGLKPHPISLDNYFVEREKTPLNEDGSYNFECLEALDVERFNKDMVELLEGKRIEMPTFNFVTGKREMNGDYLQLKEGDVLVIEGIHGLNEKMSYALPAESKFKIYISALTTLSVDAHNRIPTTDGRLIRRIVRDARTRGASAKHTIAMWDSVRRGEHLNIFPYQESADEMFNSAQIYELAVLKQYAEPLLFAITKDEPEYLEAKRLLKFLEYFVAVDSQALPKNSLTREFVGGSCFKV
- the dnaG gene encoding DNA primase, with the translated sequence MRYSDELIEEVRSRNDIVDVIGQYVSLKRTGANYVGLCPFHNEKSPSFSVSPSKQMFYCFGCRVGGNVFSFLMKYDNLTFGEAMKTLADRAGVKLPEEDESPQAKMMRDKRQTMLEINKEAAKYYVYQLKTPAGAKGLQYFKDRALSDETIRKFGLGYSNVTSDDLVKYLRSKGYSDAMIIEAGLASFDEKYGTHDKFWNRVMFPILDANSKVIGFGGRVMGDGKPKYLNSPETMVFDKSRNLFGLNYAKNARAGYIIICEGYMDVIAMHQAGFGMAVASLGTAFTSQQANLLKRYTDLVILSYDSDGAGTSAALRGIEILKEAGLKGKVLNLKPYKDPDEFIKNEGREAFEDRIKKAENPFFFEIAVKEKEYDMSDPAEKTEFHRFIGNKLCEFTEAVERENYLEAVAQRYMISADDLHKLVANIAAGGGIVKKQVRPKSGKPVEKIKESPQRKPQRLLITWLADEPGVFSSVKKWVGPDDFTDDMYRGIASEMWNGLSDGSFDPAKVMNHFTDEEEQREVAELFNTNLVKVETKDEREKAMHDILYDIKKAGYEKKLSEMPQDAPERWNFTLEGKRTLEELSRAKIILDA
- the rpoD gene encoding RNA polymerase sigma factor RpoD, producing MRELLALGKKKQNTLDYNEISDFLRDLNLDEDNLDKVLEQLEAAGIDIIRMEEDVDVDIPDDDGVVLGDEDEVDMENIDLSVPDGISIEDPVRMYLKEIGKVPLLTADQEINLAQQMEDGMMAERIMEAGGADKVDVKEEEQDAYERVKDLDEKELKNVSFMGNEAKKRLAEANLRLVVSIAKRYVGRGMLFLDLIQEGNLGLIKAVEKFDFRKGFKFSTYATWWIRQAITRAIADQARTIRIPVHMVETINKLIRISRQLLQELGREPTPEEIAKEMGIPVERVREILKISQEPVSLETPIGEEEDSHLGDFIQDDNVPVPADAAAFTLLKEQLVEVLGTLTEREQKVLRLRFGLDDGRARTLEEVGKEFNVTRERIRQIEAKALRKLRHPSRSRKLKDYLD
- a CDS encoding S1 family peptidase, whose product is MITNNSFGKAKTNCIINLLAASLIFLSGLILSSSMVHAQGPMPSEIAKDMISTNAFTAPLNKSDIATDTGVVRTALNMRPSAIQLQVGKEYGSGNIIQITNDKIYILTARHVVKNWSESDNHYVIFFNGRVADAELVTMNDDFDAAIVSVSTALLNDFDIMNLRSVAINLSATSTFDKEKNQIVIALDSNHRINAKEIQNYSYFGDDTGIGCKYVYGSVINPNIMVAEYGYKMMYVKCDAHGGMSGGGVYDIYGNYMGILVGGTDKGEMVAVRVSDIATMLKDYLD